A single window of Terriglobales bacterium DNA harbors:
- a CDS encoding nuclear transport factor 2 family protein, which yields MGMTEQEMIALWEEHIGAEFERKDVEAAMATMTDDPFVINVAVGSGGRGRESVRRFYSEQFLPSLPADNEVRVVRRIVGKNALVDEVRHAFTHDRRMEWLLPGVAPTGRRIDIEVVAIILFDQGKIAGERIYWDHATVLRQAGLL from the coding sequence ATGGGCATGACAGAACAGGAGATGATCGCCTTGTGGGAAGAGCATATCGGGGCTGAATTCGAGCGCAAGGATGTGGAGGCCGCCATGGCCACCATGACCGACGATCCGTTCGTGATCAACGTTGCGGTGGGGTCTGGAGGCCGTGGGCGCGAAAGCGTGCGGCGTTTCTACAGCGAGCAGTTCCTGCCGTCACTGCCAGCCGACAACGAGGTCCGAGTGGTGCGGCGAATCGTGGGGAAGAACGCGCTGGTGGACGAAGTCCGACACGCGTTCACTCACGACCGGAGGATGGAATGGCTCCTGCCCGGGGTGGCACCGACTGGACGGCGCATCGACATCGAGGTCGTAGCCATCATCCTGTTCGATCAAGGAAAGATCGCAGGGGAGCGCATCTACTGGGACCATGCCACCGTGCTGCGCCAAGCGGGGCTGCTGTAG
- a CDS encoding MFS transporter, translating to MAAADRSLDSLSRWKLLLLLCAADFMAYVAIFSVPPVLGEVARHFGVDYERAGLMMTAYSVVRTAGSLAAGIYSDRFGVKRFVLAGLGLVATAGYFSAHAPSFGWLLGCRVLIGMGATMVFIPGLAAAIHLLPRERVNLASGSFLSSLYLGMSVALLATPILAARMGWPRAFELYAAVTVAVGVLFLLLTRGESLRNAPDAAVNGSPRSSVRTLAGKALLLASGVYFLFLFQTYGLLTWLPEYLKVVRQYTPPEVGSVSMLLGVVLIPGSVFAGWLSDRVGAWGVAVAGSLICAVCPVLLVMFPAMTIGQVSAVVFWKAVGTSMIAVPLAGLLAHLVPASDSGKAVGLAHTAGYAGSIVSTYLGGYLLNRFGNYDWSFGIFAVSMIVNVGLLTLLRGPFRSARAALHGAAKREAAPARA from the coding sequence GTGGCTGCCGCCGACCGCTCGCTGGATTCCCTGAGCCGCTGGAAACTGCTGCTGCTTCTGTGCGCGGCCGACTTCATGGCCTACGTGGCCATCTTCTCCGTACCGCCGGTGCTCGGCGAGGTGGCGCGGCATTTCGGCGTGGACTACGAACGCGCCGGCCTGATGATGACCGCCTACTCGGTGGTGCGCACGGCGGGCAGTTTGGCCGCGGGCATCTACAGCGACCGCTTCGGGGTGAAGCGGTTCGTGCTGGCGGGGTTGGGCCTGGTGGCCACGGCGGGATATTTCTCCGCTCATGCGCCGAGTTTCGGGTGGCTGCTGGGGTGCCGCGTGCTGATCGGGATGGGCGCGACCATGGTGTTCATTCCCGGCCTGGCGGCGGCCATTCATCTGTTGCCGCGGGAGCGGGTGAACCTGGCCAGCGGATCGTTCCTGAGCTCGCTCTACCTGGGAATGTCTGTGGCGTTGCTGGCCACGCCGATCCTGGCAGCGCGCATGGGCTGGCCGCGCGCCTTCGAACTCTACGCCGCGGTCACGGTGGCCGTGGGCGTGCTGTTCCTGCTGCTGACGCGCGGCGAGAGCCTGCGGAACGCGCCGGACGCCGCGGTCAACGGGTCACCGCGTTCGTCGGTTCGGACGCTGGCGGGGAAGGCGTTGCTGCTGGCTTCCGGCGTCTACTTTTTGTTCCTGTTCCAAACCTACGGGCTGCTGACCTGGCTGCCGGAGTATCTGAAAGTGGTGCGGCAGTACACGCCGCCGGAAGTGGGCTCGGTTTCGATGCTGCTGGGCGTGGTGCTGATCCCGGGTTCGGTGTTCGCGGGCTGGCTGAGCGACCGCGTGGGCGCGTGGGGCGTGGCGGTGGCCGGATCGCTGATCTGCGCCGTGTGTCCCGTGCTGTTGGTCATGTTTCCGGCGATGACCATCGGGCAGGTTTCGGCAGTGGTCTTCTGGAAAGCGGTGGGGACGAGCATGATCGCCGTGCCGCTGGCCGGGCTGCTGGCGCACCTGGTGCCGGCTTCCGACAGCGGCAAAGCCGTGGGCCTGGCGCACACGGCGGGCTATGCCGGATCGATCGTGTCAACTTACCTGGGCGGATACCTGCTGAACCGCTTCGGGAACTACGACTGGTCGTTCGGCATCTTCGCGGTTTCCATGATCGTCAACGTGGGGCTGCTGACGCTGCTGCGAGGACCGTTCCGCAGCGCGCGGGCGGCCCTCCACGGCGCTGCAAAAAGAGAAGCAGCGCCGGCGCGGGCGTAG
- a CDS encoding aldehyde dehydrogenase family protein: MQLAEHKLFIAGEWVASTGGVLFQDINPATGEVIGTIHQATGEDVERAIRAAYEARALWAATTAAQRERVLLKAADIAEAQTEGLVDLLMTETGAAFGFAHFQVHLVTDFLRAMAGECRRITGETMPMLQPGQFSFSVRRPLGVVAGIGPFNAAMFLPLKKVAMALAAGNTFVLKPSEETPIVGLKIAEIFAAAGLPPGVLNVLSGPGPDIVRQLIADPRVKLITFTGSDKVGRILAAEAAKYFKRFVMELGGKNPFIVLKDADIDYAVDCAAFGIYIHQGQVCMASSRIIVEDPVYDEFCRKFVAKTKTVKVGDPRDPATVIGPIIRKSHCAFVDGHIEDAVAKGAKLLTGGTHDGPFYQPTVLAEVTPKMKVYHEETFAPVTSIIRVRDAQHALEVANDTSYGLSSSVMTRDIDMALKFAERLEAGMVHINDCTLHDEPTAPFGGVKNSGFGRENGRCGIEEMTEVKWITIQQGKRPFPF, translated from the coding sequence ATGCAGTTGGCAGAGCACAAGCTATTCATTGCCGGTGAATGGGTGGCGTCGACCGGCGGGGTCCTTTTTCAGGACATCAACCCGGCGACCGGCGAGGTGATCGGGACCATCCACCAGGCCACCGGGGAGGACGTGGAGCGCGCCATCAGGGCGGCGTATGAGGCGCGAGCGCTGTGGGCGGCAACTACAGCGGCGCAACGCGAGCGCGTCCTGCTGAAGGCAGCGGACATCGCCGAGGCGCAAACCGAGGGCCTGGTCGACCTGCTGATGACAGAGACGGGCGCCGCCTTCGGCTTTGCGCACTTCCAAGTTCACCTGGTGACCGACTTTTTGCGCGCCATGGCGGGCGAGTGCCGGCGCATCACGGGCGAGACCATGCCTATGCTGCAACCGGGACAGTTCTCGTTCTCGGTGCGGCGGCCGCTGGGCGTGGTAGCGGGGATAGGGCCGTTCAACGCCGCCATGTTCCTCCCGCTAAAGAAAGTGGCCATGGCGCTGGCTGCGGGGAACACGTTCGTGCTGAAGCCCTCGGAGGAAACACCCATCGTGGGGCTGAAGATCGCCGAAATCTTCGCGGCGGCAGGATTGCCTCCGGGCGTTCTGAACGTGCTCTCCGGGCCCGGACCGGACATCGTACGGCAGCTCATCGCCGACCCGCGCGTGAAGTTGATCACATTCACGGGGTCGGACAAGGTGGGACGCATCCTGGCCGCCGAGGCGGCAAAGTACTTCAAGCGCTTCGTGATGGAACTGGGCGGCAAGAACCCGTTCATCGTGCTGAAAGACGCCGATATCGACTACGCCGTCGATTGCGCCGCCTTCGGCATCTACATCCACCAGGGACAGGTGTGCATGGCCAGCTCGCGCATCATCGTGGAAGACCCGGTATATGACGAGTTCTGCAGGAAGTTCGTGGCCAAGACGAAGACGGTGAAGGTGGGTGATCCGCGCGATCCGGCGACGGTGATCGGACCTATCATCCGCAAGTCACATTGCGCCTTCGTGGACGGCCACATCGAAGACGCGGTGGCCAAGGGGGCGAAGCTGCTGACCGGCGGCACGCACGACGGCCCGTTCTACCAGCCCACAGTCCTGGCGGAAGTGACTCCCAAGATGAAGGTCTACCACGAAGAGACGTTCGCGCCGGTGACTTCGATCATCCGGGTGCGGGATGCGCAGCACGCCCTGGAAGTGGCCAACGACACCAGCTACGGGCTTTCCTCCTCGGTGATGACGCGCGACATCGACATGGCGCTGAAGTTCGCCGAGCGGCTGGAGGCAGGGATGGTCCACATCAATGACTGCACCCTTCACGACGAACCCACGGCGCCGTTCGGGGGCGTGAAAAACAGCGGCTTCGGGCGGGAGAACGGCCGCTGCGGCATCGAGGAGATGACGGAAGTGAAGTGGATCACTATCCAGCAGGGGAAGCGGCCGTTTCCGTTCTAG
- a CDS encoding substrate-binding domain-containing protein, producing MFQTSLLRLAASLALLLLTVGSCSRSPHDSDEMYYLVTANKKVGYWQEARAGFEDAARQLKVRADFVGPDTYDPKAQQEEFHKIVQKKPTGILVSAADPKLMRPEIDAAVAAGINVLTVDADVPESKRLLFIGTNNYEAGKLGGEVLVKALGGKGNVVVFTMPGQANLRERLNGYRSVLEAHPKIKIVEVVDIQGTPTLAFDRAKEIVEKSKDEVQAFVCLEALAGKEVAEVLDRHDARDKVVVAMDADEGTLDWIGKGVILATIAQKPYTMGFSGLKMLDELYHKKSGAAGEGARAEVPQFVDTGTMLVDKSNLDAFRKSLAGSAGK from the coding sequence ATGTTCCAGACAAGTCTGTTGCGGCTGGCGGCGAGCCTGGCGTTGCTGCTCCTGACGGTCGGCTCCTGCAGCCGTTCCCCTCACGACTCCGACGAGATGTACTACCTGGTAACGGCCAACAAGAAGGTGGGCTACTGGCAGGAGGCGCGGGCCGGGTTCGAGGATGCCGCCCGGCAACTCAAGGTGCGGGCGGACTTCGTCGGCCCGGATACCTACGACCCGAAGGCGCAGCAGGAGGAGTTCCACAAGATCGTGCAGAAGAAGCCGACGGGCATCCTAGTGTCGGCCGCCGACCCCAAGCTGATGAGGCCGGAGATCGATGCGGCAGTCGCGGCCGGCATTAACGTCCTCACAGTGGACGCGGACGTCCCGGAGAGCAAGCGCTTGTTGTTCATCGGCACCAACAACTATGAGGCCGGCAAGCTGGGCGGCGAGGTGCTGGTCAAAGCGCTGGGCGGCAAGGGCAACGTGGTGGTGTTCACCATGCCCGGGCAAGCCAATCTGCGGGAGCGCCTGAACGGATACCGTTCGGTGCTGGAAGCGCATCCGAAGATCAAGATCGTGGAAGTCGTGGACATTCAGGGGACTCCGACCCTGGCCTTCGACCGCGCCAAGGAAATCGTGGAAAAGTCCAAAGACGAGGTGCAGGCGTTCGTCTGCCTGGAAGCGCTGGCCGGCAAAGAGGTAGCGGAGGTGCTCGACCGCCATGACGCGCGGGACAAGGTGGTGGTGGCCATGGACGCGGATGAGGGAACGCTGGACTGGATCGGGAAAGGCGTGATTCTCGCCACCATCGCGCAAAAGCCCTACACCATGGGCTTCAGCGGACTGAAAATGCTCGACGAGCTGTACCACAAGAAATCCGGTGCGGCGGGTGAAGGCGCCCGCGCCGAAGTGCCGCAGTTCGTCGATACCGGAACCATGCTGGTGGACAAGTCCAACCTGGACGCCTTTCGCAAGTCGCTGGCCGGGAGCGCCGGCAAGTAG
- a CDS encoding hemerythrin domain-containing protein, translated as MTTSRMNFWVECERVHDDHESVMADLAELAYALDSLERYGQGFAQLSDTGDLYRYGVRLCETIPDHFSREEIWLQEEVSAISPELADFAREMVGQHQQLRGELRDFRSALEQLRGATEEELPDIVASVREQGWQVARNLAGHVALEEEQLRGFL; from the coding sequence ATGACGACATCAAGAATGAACTTTTGGGTGGAATGCGAGCGCGTCCACGATGACCACGAATCGGTGATGGCCGACCTGGCCGAACTGGCCTATGCCCTCGACAGCCTGGAACGCTACGGCCAGGGTTTCGCGCAGCTCAGCGATACCGGCGATCTCTATCGCTACGGTGTCCGTCTCTGCGAGACCATTCCCGACCACTTCTCGCGCGAAGAGATCTGGCTGCAGGAGGAAGTGTCGGCCATCAGTCCCGAACTGGCGGACTTCGCCCGCGAGATGGTCGGCCAGCACCAACAACTGCGCGGCGAACTGCGCGACTTTCGCAGTGCCCTCGAGCAGTTGCGCGGCGCCACTGAAGAGGAACTGCCGGATATCGTCGCCAGCGTCCGCGAGCAGGGGTGGCAGGTGGCCCGCAACCTGGCCGGCCACGTCGCGCTCGAAGAAGAGCAGCTCCGCGGCTTTCTCTAG